The nucleotide sequence GTGGTTGGAACGTTCCAGGATAACCGCGGTTTCGGTTTTGTTGTGCCGGATGACAAAAAGATGAATATGGACGTTTTTATCGCAAAAGACGACACGCTGGGTGCAGTAGATGGCCATAAAGTGGTCGTTGAGATTACCGGCTGGCCAGAAGGCCGCATGTCGGCAACCGGCATGGTGACGCAAATTTTGGGCCATAAAAACGATCCGGGCGTCGATATTTTATCGATTATCCACAAACACGGCATTGAAACAGAATTTCCGCCGGATGTACTGGACCAGGCGAACAGTGTTCCTGAAGAAATCGATCCATCAGATTTAATGGACCGCCGTGACTTGAGAGAAGAACAAATCGTCACGATTGACGGCGCGGACGCAAAAGACTTGGATGATGCTGTCCAAGTGGTAAAACTGGAAGATGGCACGTATAAGCTCGGCGTCCATATTGCGGATGTCAGCCATTATGTTACGGAAGGTTCTGCGATTGACCGGGAAGCTTATGACCGCGCGACAAGCATCTATTTGACAGACCGCGTCATTCCGATGATTCCTCATCGTTTATCAAACGGAATTTGTTCTCTCAACCCGCAAGTTGACCGTTTGACTTTATCATGCGAAATGATTTTCAGCGACCAGGGTGAACTGTTGTCGCATGATATTTTCCAAAGTGTTATCAGAACGTCGGCTCGTATGACGTATACCGATGTATATGAAATTTTGGAACAGGGCAACCAGGAACTGAAAGAGAAGTACGCGAATCTGGTGCCGATGTTCGAGTTGATGAAAGAATTGGCCGAAGTTTTAAGAGGCAAGCGCATGCGCCGCGGAGCCGTTGACTTTGATTTTAAAGAATCCAAAGTGCTGGTGGATGAAGACGGCTATCCAGTAGACGTCGTTGTTCGTGAGCGTACAGTTGCTGAACGCCTGATTGAAGAATTCATGCTGGCAGCCAACGAAACCGTTGCGGAACATTTCCACCATATGGACGTGCCGGCGCTTTACCGGATTCACGAAGATCCTAAACCTGAAAAACTGCAGCGATTCTTTGAGTTTGTCACAAACTTCGGGATCGTAGTTAAAGGAACCGGCAACCAAATCCATCCACGGGCGTTGCAGGAAATCATCGAATCGATTGCCGGAACACCGGAAGAGCCGGTCATTTCGACCATGATGCTTCGTTCCATGCAACAAGCGAAATATTCTGCAGAAAGCTTGGGGCATTTCGGCTTGTCTACGGAGTATTACACGCATTTCACATCACCGATCCGCCGTTATCCGGATTTGGTCGTACACCGCTTGATCCGCACGTACTTAATCAATAAAGACTTGTCGAAAGCGACGATTATGCACTGGGATGCAAACATGGATGAGATTGCTGAACATACATCTGAACGTGAACGCCGCGCAGTAGAAGCGGAACGCGATACCGATGCATTGAAGAAATCGCAATACATGGCAGACAAAATCGGCGAAGAATTCGAAGGAATCGTTTCTTCGGTCACGAACTTCGGCTTGTTTATTGAATTGCCGAACACGATTGAAGGGCTTGTCCACGTATCGAATATGACGGATGATTTCTACCGTTTTGATGACCGCCAAATGATGATGATCGGCGAACGCAGCAACCGCCAGTTCCGCATCGGCGATGAAATTGCCATCAAGGTCATCGGTGTGAAACCGGAAGAATCCGCCATCGATTTTGAAATTGTCGGCATGACGCAAAACGTACGCCGGACACGCAAAGACGCACCGAAAGTGATCCGTGCGGCGAAAAAAGACGGCGACAAAAAGCCGGGACGCGGCGGCAAGCCAGGCGATAAGCCGGGTGGCCCGACACGCAAACCGAAAAACAAAAAGAAAAAGTTCTATGAAGGCGTCGCCAAGGGCAAAGGCCCGGCACGCAAAAAGAAAAAATAAAGGAGCGGCAATTGCCGCCCTTCTAGATTTAGTCGAGGTGAAGGAATATGGCAAAGGGTTCAGGGAAAGTAATAGCCCAGAACAAAAAAGCGGGCTTTGATTACGCAATTGAAGAGACGATTGAAGCCGGCATTGTGCTGCAAGGGACCGAAATCAAATCGGCCCGCAACGGCAAAGTGCAATTGGTTGATGCTTTCGTGCGGATCCGGAACGGTGAAGCGTGGATTTCCAATATGCACATTGCGCCGTATGAACAGGGCAATATCTTTAACCACGATCCAACGAGAGTACGCAAATTGCT is from Planococcus liqunii and encodes:
- the smpB gene encoding SsrA-binding protein SmpB, encoding MAKGSGKVIAQNKKAGFDYAIEETIEAGIVLQGTEIKSARNGKVQLVDAFVRIRNGEAWISNMHIAPYEQGNIFNHDPTRVRKLLLHKKQINELVGVSKVQGAAIIPLKMYLKDGYAKVLLGIGKGKKNYDKRQDLKKKDAKREIDRAMKDRNR
- the rnr gene encoding ribonuclease R, whose product is MANNEMTLDQRLLAFMREDAYKPLTVQEIEEQFGFEDADEFTELVKTLVKLEEKGLLVRSRANRYGVPERMNLMRGKFIGHQRGFGFVAPEEPGMDDIFIPPTEVNSAVNGDKVMVRVSEASSGDRREGAIVRILERGTSKVVGTFQDNRGFGFVVPDDKKMNMDVFIAKDDTLGAVDGHKVVVEITGWPEGRMSATGMVTQILGHKNDPGVDILSIIHKHGIETEFPPDVLDQANSVPEEIDPSDLMDRRDLREEQIVTIDGADAKDLDDAVQVVKLEDGTYKLGVHIADVSHYVTEGSAIDREAYDRATSIYLTDRVIPMIPHRLSNGICSLNPQVDRLTLSCEMIFSDQGELLSHDIFQSVIRTSARMTYTDVYEILEQGNQELKEKYANLVPMFELMKELAEVLRGKRMRRGAVDFDFKESKVLVDEDGYPVDVVVRERTVAERLIEEFMLAANETVAEHFHHMDVPALYRIHEDPKPEKLQRFFEFVTNFGIVVKGTGNQIHPRALQEIIESIAGTPEEPVISTMMLRSMQQAKYSAESLGHFGLSTEYYTHFTSPIRRYPDLVVHRLIRTYLINKDLSKATIMHWDANMDEIAEHTSERERRAVEAERDTDALKKSQYMADKIGEEFEGIVSSVTNFGLFIELPNTIEGLVHVSNMTDDFYRFDDRQMMMIGERSNRQFRIGDEIAIKVIGVKPEESAIDFEIVGMTQNVRRTRKDAPKVIRAAKKDGDKKPGRGGKPGDKPGGPTRKPKNKKKKFYEGVAKGKGPARKKKK